The following are encoded in a window of Rosa chinensis cultivar Old Blush chromosome 4, RchiOBHm-V2, whole genome shotgun sequence genomic DNA:
- the LOC112199184 gene encoding FRIGIDA-like protein 5 — protein sequence MASELRQLEEQRLQEQQETSSTLLRLIKRMKNMEEKFRSTRNSAQVRCQKLEDRERRIGDETSKLDVLKAETENKAVELRSLEKLIQERQEEAVKGESHSDSLKLLIQEHEEELEFKEKRFSDLERMIGVKEGECESVQKRMKESLEKLNRVEKEIEEKIQLKQKLSRAMEVKGKVLCLHKTSMKEWSRKLEVKGRELEELSEKIELKEKQFEPKVEEIRLIEKRVNECLNEIELKERHLQSLEKSIQEGENSLEEREKHLDSISHGLEMREKELDLKTKELEPKQYEPAPASNVISSLIEVEEPESLLAKKVAVSSSSNPQLSDSLKARNLHGQVTGNDLLENQFFDNLQSSLDPAKLVLDWMQTYLSQYWTKGDVGFEVTSIKTYISLLEQLLRLSPHAGARVKGDAMKLAVQWKANMRADTENSLEILGFLHFLATFGLLYTLNVDEIVKLLGMISQHKEALELCQTLDFADEIPEFIGTLVERKQLMEAVGLICTFKLSDKFPPGPLLKEYMEEQIKCCRNAYKRTKLHNEKVRIVDDQITRLRAAINMNKNHNLESTECASTIIEIQITRLQQVKENWRLQAANLATVPKRGTKRSSSTLPTAFEPRQQLNKVHRKAVAVPQPSALQIYTPISLQSDLSSVLLHKGQSGGAQNTGIYYPHSGT from the exons ATGGCGTCGGAGTTGAGACAATTGGAGGAGCAGAGGTTGCAAGAGCAACAAGAAACGTCGTCAACCCTGCTTCGGTTGATTAAACGCATGAAGAACATGGAGGAGAAGTTTCGGTCGACCCGAAATTCTGCCCAGGTCCGATGTCAAAAGTTGGAGGATCGGGAGAGGCGAATCGGAGATGAGACGAGCAAACTGGACGTGTTGAAGGCCGAGACGGAGAACAAAGCTGTGGAGCTTCGAAGCCTTGAGAAGCTGATCCAGGAGAGACAAGAAGAAGCTGTAAAAGGTGAGAGTCACTCAGACTCGCTCAAGTTGTTAATCCAAGAACATGAAGAAGAACTGGAGTTTAAAGAGAAGCGGTTCTCGGATCTTGAGAGAATGATTGGTGTGAAGGAGGGAGAGTGTGAGTCGGTTCAGAAGAGAATGAAGGAGAGCTTGGAGAAACTGAATAGGGTTGAGAAGGAAATAGAAGAGAAGATTCAATTGAAACAAAAGTTAAGCAGGGCAATGGAGGTGAAAGGGAAAGTGTTGTGTTTGCATAAGACATCAATGAAGGAGTGGTCGAGAAAGCTTGAAGTAAAAGGGAGGGAACTTGAAGAATTGTCTGAGAAGATTGAGttgaaagaaaaacaatttGAACCGAAAGTGGAGGAGATTCGTTTGATTGAAAAAAGGGTAAATGAATGCCTGAATGAGATTGAATTGAAAGAAAGGCATCTTCAGTCACTCGAAAAATCAATTCAAGAGGGTGAAAATTCGTTAGAAGAACGCGAAAAGCACTTAGATTCAATCTCTCATGGACTTGAAATGAGAGAGAAGGAACTTGATCTAAAGACCAAAGAACTTGAACCGAAGCAATATGAACCGGCACCAG CAAGTAATGTCATTTCTTCCCTTATCGAAGTTGAGGAACCAGAATCTTTACTAGCCAAAAAAGTAGCagtttcatcttcttcaaatcCTCAATTAAGTGACTCCTTAAAGGCAAGGAATTTGCATGGACAAGTGACTGGGAATGATTTGCTTGAGAACCAATTTTTTGATAATCTGCAAAGTTCATTAGACCCTGCAAAACTTGTGTTGGATTGGATGCAAACTTATCTCTCACAATATTGGACAAAAGGTGATGTTGGTTTTGAAGTAACTTCGATCAAAACCTACATTTCCCTATTAGAGCAGCTACTGAGACTCTCACCACATGCCGGAGCTCGGGTGAAAGGGGATGCAATGAAGTTGGCAGTCCAATGGAAAGCAAATATGAGAGCTGATACAGAGAATTCCTTGGAAATTTTGGGATTTTTGCACTTCCTAGCTACATTTGGGTTGCTTTATACTCTAAATGTAGATGAAATTGTAAAGCTTCTTGGGATGATTTCTCAGCATAAAGAGGCCCTAGAATTATGTCAGACACTTGATTTTGCAGATGAAATCCCTG AGTTTATCGGGACTCTTGTTGAAAGGAAGCAGCTGATGGAAGCCGTTGGACTGATTTGTACCTTCAAGTTAAGTGACAAGTTTCCTCCCGGACCACTCCTAAAAGAATACATGGAGGAACAAATAAAGTGTTGCAGAAATGCTTACAAGAGAACCAAGTTACATAACGAAAAG GTTAGGATTGTGGACGACCAGATAACTCGTCTAAGAGCTGCGATTAACATGAACAAAAACCACAATCTGGAGTCGACGGAGTGTGCATCAACAATCATTGAAATTCAAATAACTCGACTGCAGCAAGTAAAGGAGAACTGGAGACTACAGGCGGCGAATTTGGCAACTGTGCCAAAAAGAGGAACCAAACGTAGTAGCAGCACTCTTCCTACTGCGTTTGAACCCCGACAGCAGCTCAATAAAGTTCATCGGAAAGCTGTAGCTGTTCCTCAGCCTTCTGCATTGCAAATTTACACCCCGATCTCTCTGCAGTCAGATCTTTCATCTGTGCTGTTACATAAGGGGCAGTCTGGCGGCGCTCAGAACACTGGTATATACTACCCTCACTCTGGTACATAG